A stretch of Rubinisphaera margarita DNA encodes these proteins:
- a CDS encoding MEDS domain-containing protein: MAHQLAEQIRDLRPSDHVCMIYENAEDQMAAAVPFIQSGLAGNELCLYLADESTCQEVDAALVRGGVDVEREKADGRLAVLTKYDGHLHGGTFDPDAMMQRLETVTRQALDDGFSGLRIIGEMSWALGSELGCDRLIEYEARVNAFFPNQPVIAICLYNRQRFSPSIIRDVLRTHPVAVLGQQVCPNLYYEPPELIRDQASDDFRVEWMIRQLQQARSAEQSLEEINRLLQDTNRRKDEFLAMLGHELRNPLAAISNGIFLLGLGSMGEEETAETHRMITHQLQTVSRLVDDLLDVARVTRGKITLSHKQINIVTAVQNVLHTLKSEIASRNHRLAVAMPSSPVFVSGDATRLEQVISNVVHNAIKYTLPDGQIEISLQPEGDEARLTITDNGVGMPPEFLPAAFELFAQGERTLARSEGGLGIGLTMAKSLIELHGGSISARSAGANEGTSIEIRLPLLHVEEARPLSKSADDDANAAHILLVEDNAAAARTMQLLLERLGQRVTIACNGRTALKLAEDITPDLALLDIGLPDLDGYAVARELRTRYGPEMPIFALSGYAPSEERTTGSGFTGHCIKPLSLANLLSLLKNIPDRTPVAEA, encoded by the coding sequence CAGATGGCGGCTGCCGTCCCGTTCATTCAGTCCGGCCTGGCCGGTAACGAACTCTGTCTCTACCTCGCCGACGAAAGCACCTGTCAGGAAGTCGACGCCGCGCTGGTCCGGGGAGGCGTTGATGTCGAACGGGAGAAGGCGGACGGCCGGCTCGCGGTGCTGACCAAGTACGACGGCCATCTGCACGGCGGCACATTCGATCCCGATGCCATGATGCAGCGACTCGAAACCGTCACCCGACAGGCACTCGACGACGGTTTCAGCGGACTGCGGATCATCGGCGAAATGTCCTGGGCGCTCGGCTCGGAACTCGGCTGTGATCGGCTCATCGAATACGAAGCCCGCGTCAACGCCTTCTTTCCGAATCAGCCTGTCATTGCCATCTGTCTGTACAACCGCCAGCGGTTCAGTCCGTCCATCATTCGTGATGTCCTCCGGACACATCCCGTCGCCGTTCTGGGACAGCAGGTTTGTCCGAATCTTTATTACGAGCCGCCCGAACTGATTCGCGACCAGGCCAGCGATGACTTCCGGGTCGAATGGATGATCCGTCAGCTGCAGCAGGCCCGTTCGGCTGAACAGTCGCTGGAGGAGATCAATCGTCTGTTGCAGGACACCAACCGCCGGAAAGACGAATTCCTGGCGATGCTCGGCCATGAGCTCCGCAATCCTCTGGCCGCCATCAGTAACGGAATCTTTCTGCTGGGGCTCGGCTCCATGGGTGAAGAGGAGACGGCGGAAACTCATCGGATGATCACTCATCAGTTGCAGACCGTGAGTCGCCTGGTCGACGACCTGCTCGATGTCGCCCGCGTCACCCGGGGAAAAATCACCCTCTCCCATAAGCAGATCAACATCGTGACCGCCGTCCAGAATGTGCTTCACACGCTGAAGTCCGAGATCGCCAGCCGGAATCATCGGCTCGCTGTCGCGATGCCGTCGTCGCCGGTCTTCGTCAGCGGGGATGCGACCCGTCTCGAGCAGGTCATCTCCAATGTTGTCCACAACGCCATCAAGTACACCCTGCCGGATGGACAGATCGAGATCAGTCTTCAGCCGGAAGGGGATGAGGCCCGGTTGACCATCACGGACAACGGTGTCGGCATGCCGCCTGAGTTTCTTCCCGCAGCGTTCGAACTGTTCGCACAGGGGGAACGAACTCTGGCTCGATCGGAAGGCGGGCTCGGCATCGGTCTGACGATGGCCAAGTCGCTTATCGAGTTGCACGGCGGCTCCATCTCGGCTCGCAGTGCCGGGGCCAATGAAGGGACATCGATCGAGATTCGCCTGCCGCTCCTGCATGTGGAAGAAGCCCGTCCTCTCAGTAAGTCGGCCGACGACGACGCGAACGCGGCTCACATTCTGCTCGTTGAGGACAACGCAGCCGCGGCTCGTACCATGCAACTGCTCCTGGAACGTCTCGGACAGCGGGTGACCATCGCCTGCAACGGACGGACCGCGCTGAAACTGGCCGAGGACATCACCCCCGACCTGGCCCTGCTCGACATTGGCCTGCCCGATCTCGATGGCTACGCCGTGGCTCGGGAACTTCGCACCCGTTACGGTCCCGAAATGCCCATCTTCGCCCTCTCCGGGTATGCTCCGTCTGAAGAACGAACTACGGGATCGGGATTCACCGGCCATTGCATCAAGCCGCTGTCGCTCGCTAACTTGCTCTCTCTTCTGAAGAATATTCCCGACAGGACGCCGGTCGCGGAAGCGTGA